GATACTTAAATGAGGCGTTTTTGCATCTCTTGATGTTTATATCTAAGCTTATTGCCCATAATAGACTTTCGttgaaaatccaagatggccgccaagATGGCCGCCACGAAGGGCACCAAAACGAGGCTTAGGTAACCTATTATGGGATGGGAACATTGAAATTCCTATTCAGTGCATCTTGAGGATTACGAAAATGtaagttaaaaaaatacatcatagGGGTGCATGGGAACCCTACCTTACGACTAGACTAAATAGGCAGGCGCTAGATTGTGTAGTGCTTTAAACATCATGTTAGCTTCTTGCTTTGTCCTTTTGAAAGAGACCCTGTTCCAACCGAAAACATCGAGTTAAAAATTTGATTCCGTGTCATAGCTAGATTTTGTGATCACTCTGACAGCAGGATTTTGCAGCTTTTAAAGCATGCTAAATGTACAGCATGCCCATCCCAGACTAGAGATATGACTCTGTCGGAGAATCATGGATTTTAATGGCAGTGCGTCTATCAACAAAAGTTCTTACGCTCTTCAATGCTCCGATCCCCGATgatactttttttaaaaagatcttttttaaaaaaagatctCCTCGACTGATATGCTTCGACCAAGACAGGGTGTCATCGACATATAACCCAAGTGATTTCGCATGATGAACTCGTTTTGTAACTCTATCACTCAATGgctgtttttatttctgaatcAACTTGTGTTCTTAGTGTCTGTCCTCAGccagtccaaaaaaaaaaaaaacaaaacaaaaagaaagaaaaaaaagaagagatttTTTTTCAGAAGAAATTGTTGAATGGAAAGTCTCTCCTCGGTAGTTTCGCCCATTTGCGGTTGTTACTTCGGTTAATCCATATGCTGTACAGTGCCTTGACATACTCTCCACGATTAGATttcgacgaaaaaaaaaaactcaaattgCTCGAAAACAAGCGAACAAACAGTCAAGAATTTAGAACTCACACAATCCTTTGGGAATTTCTAGTTTGCATTCGAAAACCTTCTTTCCAGCTTGGAaaagaggtttagaggacaaataCAAAGGGGAATGGATAATAAGCAAATatgtttcacattcattccttagtgtttctattgttttatcCGCACTGCCTCATTATCAaaccaaatatttgatatttcgaaaatggtgTATTATCTGTTTCATAAAATACGTGATAAGGCTTGCTGTGCTCTAGAATAATATCATTTATGACGCAGCTCTATTATGTCTTATGCAGGTGCCTCAGTGCTTTGCGATGCAAGGAATATAACTATTTTGGTATTTTGCTCACGCAACCGAAATTACAGTAAAGGGAGTTTTTAAAATGCTTGAAAAGGTAAGACTTTAATTTCCAAAAGCAGACGGTTGCCTTATCTCACGGCCAAAAACAAACTAAAGCtatcaataaaaaaaactatgtaGATGCCGAGAATGCCAGAATTTAGTGGGTTATGATTTTAATGATGTGTGGAATTATAAGATCATTTCATTTCCAACGATATTTGCTaaacgattgcgtgacataAGTTACTCCTACgttttccaaaaaagaaaaaaaaaacaaagttaatTGAATGCTTTATTTCACCTGTTTTGTCCGGAACTTTACGGGGACACGAAAGCACATCCCTGCATTAATTAAGCTATGCAGAGATACGTTCTCAAAAAGACCACAAATATTTCCCTTTTTCGAGTTGATCGTCAATGCAGTTTCACAATAAAAGACCCTGCCCTTGGTGGAGATGATTTATTAGGAACTTTAATTAAGATCTACCACAACGACGTTGACGAACACGTcttctcaaaatataactttgcacatTCGCAAGTCTatcgcgattattccatttcgAGTTCATGTTGTAACAATGTGGGTGAAttaacctaaaaataaattaaactggTAAGAGCAATGACAGAGTGCCAATATTAAATGAAATATTCATACACATTTGTATGCTTATGTTGTCGTCGGCAAAAACCTCAAGTTTGGTGATTTTACGTCGATGCACGTTTgcgattatttttcttcttttaatcaAAGATATTTGTTTATTGTCGTGTGGCGTTATTATATATCttatcatatatctttctttaccctcggattttagagtagcttggagTACCTGTAGCTAAAATCTCCGAGTAATTACCCTCCGAACTTCGATATACACAACAGAGGGGAGGAAAGGAAattaaaggaactttatttcaatGTCTActtgttctagcgctgaagcacgaattggggacactgtaaactgaaattaaaaattaactcaaatcaagtcaaatgttggttggACAGACTATAACACCGGGAACTCGGCGCCCTACTATTTGCGAGTCGCTTGTGGCCATGGGTTCTTTTATGAATGTTGAAGGGTTCAGTGAGACCCGGGGCttacggtttattgtccttatccgagaagactagagagagtctaaccatttgcagatgtcattactaAGGCAGCAATTTCTCCTAACTTATTTAACGACCCTGAGTATTGGTCTGGCCGGAcagtagtccgatgctcaaccgtGCCAATCGGCCGGCGGTTGTCGTCGCCGTAGCGGTGGTCAGTCTTTCATAAACTCCCTATTTTTGTCCCTTGGGAGTCGACTTCAGGAAATCGCCTTTGCGTACTAGTATGCATCGCATCCATGACTACGGTCTAAATCCCATGTGAACTCCCTCGTCATGTGTTGCGATGTTGTGGGTTCTTACTTCACCAACTTCATTTGTTGAACCAGAAATGTCTACAATGTGATTACAGAGGTTTCCTGGGCGAAGTTTTGCTCTGATATTTCCGTCAAAAGCACAGTAGATAATAGGGTTAACGGCCTCATTGATAAATGCGCAAAACATGGCAATTTCGAACAGAACGTGTCCCCGATGAACACGATCCGTTCCCGAAACTActcgcacaaaattcataatgaAGGTCGGAAGCCAGCACAGAGTAAAAGCTGTTGCAACCATGCCAGCGGTTCGTGTCACTCGCCTTTTGCTCTGGAAAATAACAGATACTCGCGTAACACCGTCAGTAACTGACACCGCGGGGCTTACTCCACACATTATGCGAGCCACGTGAAAATAACACCAGCACAAGACTACAAAAGGTATCACACGGATAGTCACAAATTCTACGGCTTCGTATAAAGTATCTAGCCACTGTATCGGAATTGAATTTGGCGTGCAGGCCTTGTTAGAATCCGCTTGTGATATTTCAAACATATACAGATAAGGAGACGATACAAAGGCGGGGAAAGCCCATGACAAGATAATCAGTTTCTTCACAATTCTTGTCTCCATTTTAGGCAGATATGGACGAGCCAAGCTGCGATATCGGTCGAACGCGATCAAGGCATGAGTAAAGACAGCGGTTCCCAAGACAGCAATTTCGATGAACTCTATTATCTTGCAAGCCGTCCGTCCAAAGGTCCATTCATTGAGAAGAAGACTGATAAATTCAAATGGCATCGTCAAAAGACCAACGAGCAGATCAGAAAGTACCATGTTTAGTATAAACTGATACGTTGGTCGATTTTTAATGAGGATCCTTCGATATTTTATAAGGACGATGCTTACTGCGAGGTTACCCACTATAGTGAGCGTGAATATCAAGGCAAGCGCGGCTGCTTTTAAAATGTCCGTAGCCGAAGGGGCCATTGTGtgcatgaaaacaatgaaagtgCTTCCGTTTGTTGAAAATCCTTTCTCGTTGAGATCAATTGGAAGTGCGTGGCAAGGGCTGCACTTCAGTGCCAAATAACATCTGCCTGAGACGCTTCGAAAACATGTCTCACTGGGCAAATCGATATTGCAAGAAATTAATTAATGCAAAGCAAATATCCTAAAACGGACTTTGAATGTCGTATTACCTAGCCCTAACCCTGTTAACGTCGAACGAAATATATTGCTGCAACCGTTAACGATATCAGAATTGTAGTTCTTGAATGCAAGAATTAGTAATTTCATAAGTAGTGGATTCTCACAAGAATGAATAGACTATTGGTCGCATGGGTATATTAATCTTTGTGTAGTTACCTCAGTTAGAATTCCGTGGCTATGGTGAATGTATAATTAATCTGTACCATTCTTTATTCTCTGGGCACCCAAAGTCAATTTtaggaaaatatctgttcggaagacgatttgagatctagaattttcggaatatttgttgtaaaatttcttgcttgcccgcccctcctaggattttcgaacatctgaaaaatggtataattgtccatttttaacggattgttaccctaaaaaggtcacctagaattttcgggagtcttttttctggctaaaattttcgaaaaggtaaagtttgatccctatagttttcggatcactagacttttcgCTTGGAAATCcgaacaaatgaaaaatttttggggataaaaatatgcctatatctaccgttaaaaatactaaaatactttcaacaatgctatgtttaagtttttttcaactatattctcgttgggtgcccctggcaaGGCGTTACTCCGCCGGCATTATATTCGAGGTCACTTGTCTCTAGACACACTAGAGACTATCTTTCCGTAGTAagccttttttccttcaaagtTTTCCATCCAAATCTTTAGGATAGGTGAGACAACTTTTAAAGTCAGTTTGGGCAAACTTTATCGGCCGCAGACAACCTATTAACGGGTCAAAAAAGCGTCAGGCATTGTAACCATCAGAAATACTTAAACAGTCGGACATTAATGCTAATGTACTCCTTATATAAAAATCCCCACATCTGTTTTTCATTTGTAAAACACCAAATTTATTGAGACTGACACAGGATGATGATTTTATCTGCGAAGGTGGAGATAATACAAATGTGATTTATCTTCACTTTACATCGATAACTCGCCGGCCACCTTCTTCCTGAGTCAATTCTGTTCCATCGAGACCAGACGTCACTTTGGCAATATATCACTGATATAATCTAGAGCTTCTTTAATTAGGGTATTACAAATTGTTGCAATACTCAAGATGACAGGAAGAGGTGAGAACGCaactttttttagttttgttaaTGATGATATTTATACTTAATCTCCAAAAGCAATTACTTTTGTGTATTATGAATTCATGAATTCTGTGCTACCACGAGTTGCCATGGTGTTTCGAAGCAGATGTGATTCGTCTGACCAGCACACATAACTGTGATCCGCTTTCATTTGAGGTTTTGTATCCTGCTGCACTGTTTTCCCAAAACCGTTTTATTGGAACCTCCCTATTGTGTTGTAGAATGGCTCTTAAAGCAGTTGATATTTTCGAAGGTACCTTTCTTGCGGTAATATTTATAGTCACAATGGTGGGAAACGGAATTGTGAGCGTGATTCTCGTGAAGCATCGAAGCTTCCTCCTTAAAAATCGGCCAACGTATCAGTTTATTCTGAACATGGTAATTTCCGATCTCGTCGTTGGTCTTTTGACGATGCCATTTGAACTTATCAATGTTCTTCTCAATGAATGGATCTTTGGACGAACGGCTTGCAAGATAATAGAGTTCATCGAAATTGCCGTCTTGGGAACCGCTGTCTTCAATCATGCCCTGATCGCATTCGATCGATATCGCAGCTTGGCTCATCCCTACTTGCCTAAGATAGAGACAAGAGTGGTAAGAAAAATGCTCATCTTGTCGTGGATTATACCAGCCTTTGTCTCAAGTCCCTACCTGTACATGTTTGAGATATCACTTACAGATTCCAATTTGATTTGCACTCCGAATACGATTCCAATTAAGTGGTTGGATAAACTGTACGAGGCCGTCGAGTTTTCCCTCGTCCTGTGTAtaccttttctgattttgtgtTGGTGTTATTTTCACGTAGCTCGTATAACGTGGCAGGGAAGTCGCTCTGTATCGGATGCTTGTGATGTAACTCGGCTTTCCATCATTTCAAAGAGCAAAAGACGAGTGACACGGACCGCTGGCTTAGTTGCAATAACTTTCACTCTGTGCTGGCTTCCAACCTTCATTGTGTATGTTTTTCGTATTGTGGCAGGTACGGACCATGTCTATCGTGGGCACCTTTTGAGCGAAATTGCTTTGTTTGGAACTCTTATCAATGAGGCTATTAACCCCATCATCTACTGCTCGTTCGACGGGAATATAAAAGGGAAACTTCGCCTATGTGCAATGTGCAAGCTTGATGAAAACACTGGTCTGTCAGTTCCCAAGTAAAATCCACTTTCAACTCTAAGTTTTTTTTAACGTTCTCACCATTTATTCTCATTCTCTCCCATGACGAGGTAATATTTAACACCTGAAAAAACGCGTGGTCGTAGAATTAATGGCAGGATTTAGGGTTTTTACAAGTAAGGAAAGAAAGTAAGCCGTAAAAGTCGTGTGTTTGGGGTGAATGTATTAAACGCAATGCTAGTATTCACATGACAATTTCGCCTTTTAAGttcttggttaaaaaaaaaaaaaggaagaacaacTTTGAAATGTTTTAGAAAAAAAGACTTAATTAATCATCAAATAAGACTAACAACAACTGCGGGTACTTTTTCTTCGCTTCCTCCTCTGTTTTCCAACAAGACTTGTAGAAGATGACAAGTCACAGTCCGCATATATATAACAACTTAATTAATACTTTGGAGTTCATTTGAATGGATTTAAGATTCATGATCAACTGAATTCACTTGAAAGAACGGTGTGTGTATCCGTTTGTGTTTTGAGCGTCTCAGTGgagcccaccccccccccccccaaaaaaaaaaaacaacaacaacaacaacaacaactcacCATATTTGAATCCTCGAACTGCAATCAATCTTTTTTCCATGCTGTCCACCACATTTCTTTACGCCAATGAAAAACTGCCACGTGCGTCGATAgcgcattttgctgcacaggaaaaaccTCACCGAAAATATGGTCCTGGCATTTCCGATCAGAATAATTAGAAAATATAACTAACTGTTTTACATGTCTGCCGCGTAATGAGTCTGACTTAGAAATCATAGCTTTCCAGATCGCTCTTGAATTCACGAAGAGTACCTGCTGTTCGCAGCTCCGCTGGAAGTTTAATCAAGGGAACTTCCCCGCTATGGCCTCTTCATTTTGTTGGTCCGTGGTTTAGGTATGGGTAGCCTTTTCTCTCTATTCCTAAAGTCGCGGTCCTTAAAAATTCATGTTAAATATTCAGGCGCTAGATTGTTTAGTGCTTTAAACATCATGTTAGCTTCTTGCTTTGTCCTTTTAACAGAGACCCTGTTCCGACCGAAAACGTCGAGTTAAAATTTTGATTCCGTGTCATAGCTATATTTTGTGATCACTCTGGCAGCAcgattttgcaacttttaaaGCATGCTAGATTTACAGCATGGCCCTCCCAGACTAGAGAAATGACTCTGTCGGAGAATCATGGATCTTAATGGCAGTGCGTCTATCAACAAAAGGTCTTATGCTCTTTAATGCTCCGATCCCCTATGATACTTTTTTAAAGATCTCCTCGACTGATATGCTGGGACCAAGACAGAGTGTCATCGACATATAACCCAAGTGATTTCGCATGATTAACTCGTTTTATAACTCTATCATCAATGgctgtttttatttctgaatcAACTTGTGTTCTTAGTGTCTGTCCTCAGCCAATCCCCATAGAGAGATTTAGTGCGCAAAATGCGGGGGAAAAAAAGAAGACCTTTTGAGAAGAAATTATTGAATGGAAAGTCTCTCCTCGGTAGTTTCGCGCATTTGGGGTTGTTACTTTGTTTAATCCATATGCTATACAGTGCCTTGCCATACTCTCCACTATTTATTTTCgacaaaaaaaaactcaaattgTTCGAAAACAAGCAAAGGAATAGTCAAgaatttagaaatcacacagtCCTTTGGGAATTTCTAGTTTTGATTCGAAAACCTTCTGAAACTAACACCGCTGAGAAGTAGtcttaataatataatataaatttcgatatattaaaatccaGCTTGGGAAAAAGGTTTAGAGAACAAATACAAAGGGAAGTGGATAATACGCAAATatgtttcacattcattcctaagtgtttctattgttttatcCTCACTGCCTTACTATCAAgctaaatatttgatatttcgaaaatggcctattatctgTGTTAATAAATACGTCATAAGGCTTGCTGTGCTCTAGAATAATATCATTTATGACGCAGCTCTATTATATCTTATGCAGGTGCCTCAGTGCTTTGCGACGCAAGGAATATAACTATTTTGGTATTTTGCTCACGCAACCGAAATTACAGTAAAGGGAGTTTTTAAAATACTTGAAAAGGTAAGACTTTAATTTCCAAACGGAAACCGTTGCCTTATCTCACGGCCAAAAACAAACTAAAGCTATCAATGAAAAAAGCTGTGTAGATGCCGAGAATGCCAGAATTTAGTTTGTTATGATTTTAATGATGTGTGGAATTAAAAGATCATTTCATTTCCATGGATAAGAACTAAACGACTGCGTGACATAAGTTACTCCCacgttttccaaaaaaaaaaaaaaaaacaaagttaatTGAATGCTTTATTTCACCTGTTTTGTCCGGAACTTTACGGGGACACGAAAGCACATCCCTGCATTAATTAAGCTATGCAGAGATACGTTCTCAAAAAGACCACAAATATTTCCCTTTTTCGAGTTGATCGTCAATGCAGTTTCACAATAAAAGACCCTGCCCTTGGTGGAGATGATCATGATTTATTAGGAACTTTAATTAAGATCTACCACAACGACGTTGACGAACACGTCtccttaaaatataactttgcacatTCGCAAGTTTatcgcgattattccatttcgAGTTCATGTTGTACAATGTGGGTGAattaacctaaaaataaactggtaaGAGCGATGTCAGAGTGCcaatataaaatgaaaaattcataCACATTTGTATGCTTATGTTGTCGTCGgcaaaaacctcaaatttggtgaattCACGTCGATGCACGTTTGCgattatttttcttcatttaatcAACGATATTTGTTTATTGTCGTGTGGCGTTAttatatatcatatcatatatctttctttatccTCGGATTTTATAGCTTGGAGTAcctgtagctaatatctccgagtaATAATAAGCCTCCGAACCATGATATACACAACAGAGGGAAGGAGAGGAAATATTATTTCaatgtctagtcgttctagcgttggagcacgaattggggacactgtaaactaacaCTGTAACAATTAActtaaatcaagtcaaatgttggttggACAGACTATAACACCGTTAACTCGGCGCCCTACTATTTGCGAATCGCTTGTGGCCATGGGTTCTTTTATGAATGTTGAAGGGTTCAGTGAGACGCGGGgcttacggtttatcgtccttatccgagaagactagagagagtctaaccatttgcagatgtcattactaAGGCATCAATTTCTGctaagttatttaaagaccctgagtattgGTCTGGCCGGAcagtagtccgatgctcaaccgtGCCAATCGGCCGGCGGTTGTCGTCGCCGTAGCGGTCGTCAGTCGTTCATAGACTCCCTATTGTTGTCCCTTGAGAGTCGACTTCAGGGAATCACCTTTGCGTAGTATGCATCGCATCCATGACTACGGTCTAAATCCCATGTGAACTCCCTCGTCATGTGTTGCGATGTTGTGGGTTCTTACTTGACCAACTTCATTTGTTGAGCCAGAAATGTCTACATTGTAATAACACAGGTTTCCTGGGCGAAGTTTTGCTCTGATATTTCCGTCAAAAGCACAGTAGATAATAGGGTTAACGGCCTCATTGATAAATGCGCCAAACATGGCAGTTTCGAACAGAGCGTGTCCCCGATGAACACGATCCGTTCCCGAAACTAcccgcacaaaattcataatgaAGGTCGGAAGCCAGCACAGGGTAAAGGCTGTTGCAACCATGCCAGCGGTTCGTGTCACTCGCCTTTTGCTTTGGAAAATAACAGATACTCGCGTAACACCGTCAGTAACTGACACCGCGGGGCTTACCCCACACATTATGCGAACCACGTGAAAATAACACCAGCACAAGACTACAAAAGGTATCATACGGATAGTCACAAATTCTACGGCTTCGTATAAAGTATCTAGCCACTGTATCAGAATTGAATTTGGCGTGCCGGTCTTGTTAGAATCCGCTTGTGATATTTCAAACATATACAGATATGGACACGATATAAAGGCGGGGAAAGCCCATGACAAGATAATCAGTTTCTTCACAAGTCTTGTCTCCATCTTAGGCAGATATGGACGAGCCAAGCTGCGATATCGATCGAATGCGATCAAGGCATGAGTGAAGACAGCGGTTCCCAAGACAGCAATTTCGATGAACTCTATTATCTTGCACGCCGTCCGTCCAAAGGTCCATTCATTGAGAAGAAGACTGATAAATTCAAATGGCATCGTCAAAAGACCAACGAGCAGATCAGAAAGTACCATGTTCAGTATAAACTGATAAGTTGGTCGATTTTTAATGAAGATTCTTCGATATTTTATGAGGACGATGCTTACTGCGAGGTTACCCACTATAGTGAGCGTGAATATTAAGGCAAGCGCGGCTGCTTTTAAAATGTCCGTAGCCGAAAGGGCCATTGTGtgcatgaaaacaatgaaagtgCTTCCGTTTGTTGAAAATCCTTTCTCGTTGAAATCAATTGAAAGTGCGTGCAAGGGCTGCACTTCAGTGCCAAATAACATCTGCCTAAGACGCTTCGAAAACATGTCTCACTGAGCAAATCGATCTTGCAAGAAATTAATTAATGCAAAGCAAATATCCTAAAATGGACTTTGAATGTCGTATTACCTAGCCCTAACCCTGTTAATGTCGAACGAAATAAATTGCTACAACCGTTAACGATATTAGAATTGTAGGCCTTGGATGCAAGAATTAGTAATTTCATAAGTAGTGGATTCGCACAAGAATAAATAGACTATTGGTCGCATGGgtatattaatttttgtgtAGTTACCTCTGTTAGAATTCCTTGGCTATGGTGAATGTATAATTAATCTGTACCACTCTTTATTGTCTGTGAATGGACAaggacaggggcacccaacgtcaattttaggaaaatatctgttcggaagacgatttgacatctagaattttcggaatatttgttgtaaaatgtcttgcttgcctgcccctcttaggattttcgaacatctgaaaaattgtataattgtccatttttaacggattgttaccctaaaaaggtcacctagaattttcgggtgccttttttctggctaaacttttcgaaaaggtaaggtttgatccctatagtttccggatcactagacttttcgCTAAGAAATCCGAactgatgaaaaatttttagggcataaaaatatgcctatatctaccgtttaaatactaaaatacttttaacaatgctatgtttaagtggttttgaactatattctcgttgggtgcccctggcaaGGAGTTACTCCGCCGGCATTATATTCGAAGTCACTTGTCTCTAGACACACTAGAGACTATGTTTCTTAGTaaggtttttttcttaaaagtttTCCTTCTAAATATTCAGGATAGTTGAGACAACTTTTAAAGTCAGTTCGGGCAAACTTTATCGGTCGCAGACAACGTATTAACGGGTCAAAAAAGTGTCAGGCATTGTAACCCCCAGAAATATTTAAACAGTCGGACATTAATGCTAATGTACTCCTTATATGAAAATCCCCGTATCCgttttttatttgtaaaacacCAAATTTCAATTGAGACTGACACAGAATAATGATTTTATCTGCGAAGGTGGAGATAATACAAACGTGatttattttcactttacatCGGTAAATCGCCGGCCAGCTTCTTCCTGAGTCAATTCTGTTCCATCGAGACCAG
This genomic window from Montipora foliosa isolate CH-2021 unplaced genomic scaffold, ASM3666993v2 scaffold_451, whole genome shotgun sequence contains:
- the LOC137989305 gene encoding neuropeptide FF receptor 1-like, with product MHTMAPSATDILKAAALALIFTLTIVGNLAVSIVLIKYRRILIKNRPTYQFILNMVLSDLLVGLLTMPFEFISLLLNEWTFGRTACKIIEFIEIAVLGTAVFTHALIAFDRYRSLARPYLPKMETRIVKKLIILSWAFPAFVSSPYLYMFEISQADSNKACTPNSIPIQWLDTLYEAVEFVTIRVIPFVVLCWCYFHVARIMCGVSPAVSVTDGVTRVSVIFQSKRRVTRTAGMVATAFTLCWLPTFIMNFVRVVSGTDRVHRGHVLFEIAMFCAFINEAVNPIIYCAFDGNIRAKLRPGNLCNHIVDISGSTNEVGEVRTHNIATHDEGVHMGFRP
- the LOC137989304 gene encoding tachykinin-like peptides receptor 86C, with translation MALKAVDIFEGTFLAVIFIVTMVGNGIVSVILVKHRSFLLKNRPTYQFILNMVISDLVVGLLTMPFELINVLLNEWIFGRTACKIIEFIEIAVLGTAVFNHALIAFDRYRSLAHPYLPKIETRVVRKMLILSWIIPAFVSSPYLYMFEISLTDSNLICTPNTIPIKWLDKLYEAVEFSLVLCIPFLILCWCYFHVARITWQGSRSVSDACDVTRLSIISKSKRRVTRTAGLVAITFTLCWLPTFIVYVFRIVAGTDHVYRGHLLSEIALFGTLINEAINPIIYCSFDGNIKGKLRLCAMCKLDENTGLSVPK
- the LOC137989300 gene encoding neuropeptide FF receptor 1-like, which codes for MALSATDILKAAALALIFTLTIVGNLAVSIVLIKYRRIFIKNRPTYQFILNMVLSDLLVGLLTMPFEFISLLLNEWTFGRTACKIIEFIEIAVLGTAVFTHALIAFDRYRSLARPYLPKMETRLVKKLIILSWAFPAFISCPYLYMFEISQADSNKTGTPNSILIQWLDTLYEAVEFVTIRMIPFVVLCWCYFHVVRIMCGVSPAVSVTDGVTRVSVIFQSKRRVTRTAGMVATAFTLCWLPTFIMNFVRVVSGTDRVHRGHALFETAMFGAFINEAVNPIIYCAFDGNIRAKLRPGNLCYYNVDISGSTNEVG